The Lichenihabitans psoromatis genomic interval CATTCGGCGCGGTGCGCACCAAAGCCCACAGGCGTGTCTCTACCGACACGCAAGCCGCTGAAACGCCACAATTAACTGACGAAAAACCGCGAAATATCGTTGTATGTGGCGCAAAGCATCAGAGTCGCGACAAGCGCGATGCCGAGACGAAAGCCGTATTCCTGCACGCGTTCGCTCACCGGACGCCCTTGAACGGCCTCGATGCAGCAAAACAACAATCGTCCGCCATCAAGCGGGGGAATCGGAAGAAGGTTAAAAAATCCGATAGAAACTGAGAAGAACGCGGCCAGGTTAAGCAGGGCGCCGAAGCCGAGCTGAACGACCTTATCGGTCACCTCGACCATACGGACCGGGCCGGACAATTGCGCCACCGTTTCGCGGCCGGTCAGCAGGCCGCCGAGGTAGCTCACGGTGCGGCTTACCACATACCAACATTCGGATGTCGCAGCGGTCACGGATTCGATCGGCCCGAGGCGCTTCACTGAATAATCGGCGCGATCGGTCGAGGCGCCGAGACCCAACACCCCGATTCTCGCCGTTCCGAACGGCCCCGTCACATCCTTGCGCTGGGGAGTCGCTGTCAGATGAACCAGAGTTCCGCTCCGATCGACGTCGATCGCCAAGGGCGTATCGCTCGACTCGCTGACGATGCGCTGCATGTCCATGAAGCTGTCGATCGGACGTCCGTCGATCGACGTGATCCGGTCACCCGGCTGAAAGCCGGCCTGGGAGGCGGCGCTATCGGCCACCACGGATGCGACACGCGGCGCCAGCACGCCGATCCCTTCGACGTAAAACAAGCCGGCGAAAAGCACGATGGCGAGAAGGAAACTCGCGATTGGCCCCGCCGCGACGACGAAGCCACGCTGCAGGGCGGATTTGCCGGCGAATGTGTCGCCACGAGCCACCGTATCGGCGATTGCGGTCGGCTTCGCACTCACGTCGCTATCGCCGTGAAATTTGACGTAGCCACCGAGCGGGATGGCGGCGAGCCGCCAACGTGTTCCCTTACGATCCGTATAGGCTGCGATTTCGGGACCGAACCCCACCGAAAACGCGTCGATCCGCGCGCCGCAGAGCCGGCCCGCTAGAAAATGCCCGAGTTCATGGAAGAACACGACGAGCACCAGAATGAAAATATAACCGAGGACGGTTTGGAAATGACTGAACAGGGCCATCAGAAACTCCGGAGGGCCCCGTCGGGCCGACATGCGGAACGCAACATCGATACGGGTGTGCCTGGCGTCGAGCGCGAGCCAACGCCAGGATTGTTGGCTTACGCCTTCATAATGTCCCTCGGGACGCCTTAATCCAAGAGCGCCGCGGCGGTTTCTCGCGCTTGCCGATCGATCGCGAGCGCATCGGCAACACTCGCCGGGAGGTAAGACCACCCTTCGGCAATGGATCGATCGCAGACCCGTTCGACCAAACCCGCCATCGCGCCGAAATTGAGCTGCCCCTCGAGAAAAGCCGCCACGACGATTTCGTTCGCGGCATTGAGCACGGTCGGCAATCCGCCCCCTGCCTTCAGAGCATCCATGGCGAGGCGAAGCGCCGGGAACCGATCGAGATCCGGCTTTTCGAACGTCATCGAGCCCAATGCCGCAAGATCGAGCTTGCGAGCGCCACTTTCGGAGCGGTGCGGAAAACCGAGACAATGCGCGATCGGCACACGCATGTCGGGCAATGCCATCCCGGCATTGACCGAGCCATCCGCGAACGACACCAAGCCGTGAACGACCGATTGCGGATGTACGACGACATCGAGCCGCTCGGCCTCGATCCCGAACAGGTGAAAGGCCTCGATCAATTCGAGCCCCTTGTTCATCAGGCTCGCCGAGTCGATCGTGACCTTGGGTCCCATCGCCCAATTCGGGTGAGCCAACGCCTCCTTGACGGTCGCGGCCGCGATCCGCGCGGCATCCCAGGTCCGGAAGGGTCCGCCCGAAGCCGTCAGGGTCATGGTCTCGACGCTGGAGATCGGCGCGCCGCCAAGAGCCTGGAAAATCGCATTATGCTCGCTGTCGAGCGGCAGCACCGTCGCGCCGGAGGCCGCAACGGTTTGCATGACGGGATAGCCCGCGCAAACCAGCGTCTCCTTGTTGGCTAGCGCGACAGTCCGGCCGGCCGCGAGGGCCGCATAGGTCGGCATCACGCCGACCGTGCCTGCAATGGCCGCGATCACAAGGTCGCTTGGCCGCAACGCCGCTTCGACGACCGCATCCGGGCCAGCCGCCGCTTCGATTCCACTCGAGCCGAGCGCATCTTTCAGGGCGCCATAGGCGGATGGATCGGCGATCGCAACAAACGAAGTTTTGAGTTCGATCGCCATCCGGGCGAGCGCATCGGCGTCCCGTCCGCCAGCGATTGCCGCGACGTGGAAACGGGACGGGTCGAGTGCCAGCACCTGGGCCGTGGAGCGGCCGATTGATCCTGTCGCGCCAAGAATGACGAGCGAACGCGGCGACGAATGAGACCGCGTTTGATGACGAGCTTGGCTCAAGGCCGTCTCCTCCGAAAATTTTCTACCACGTGAACAATCCTGCACCCGCCGCATCGATCCCGAGCCGCGCGATTCCGAGACAGGCAGCAAACACCGCAGCAGCCACAAACCCGTCGAGTCGATCCATGACGCCGCCATGACCGGGGATGAGGTGGCTGGCATCCTTGACGCCGTAGCGCCGCTTCATCGCGGATTCGAAAAGGTCACCGGCCTGCGCGACGCCCGCAGCCGCGAGGCCGATGAGCAGAAGAGGCACAATCTGCCTCGGCGAGGGCGCGACCGCGAGGCCCGCCACCGTCCCACATAGGATGCCGATGAAAAACCCCGACCAGGTTTTCGATGGAGACAAACGCGGCCAGAGCTTTGGGCCGCCAAACCGCCGGCCGCCGAAATAGGCCATGATGTCGGTTCCCCAGACGACGGCGAACAACCAGATGATGGCAACAAACCCATCGGGTTCCGACGTTCGCAGAACGATCACCGAAGCCAGCAACGCAGACGCATAGACAAGGCCCGTCGCCGCTGCGAGCCGCAGCCCCGCGGGCGCAACCGCAGAAACGCCGAGAAGGCCTGCCACGACAAGGCAGACCGCAACCCCGTCATGACCAGCCGAGGCGGCAGCGAGGGCGGCCGTCAAAGCGATGACACCGACGATGAGCCGGCGGATCGCCGAGGTCTCGTCGATCATGTGCTGCCATTCCCATAGAATCGCACAGGAAGCGGCGAGCCAGAAAAGCGAAAACCAGGCTCCGCCGGCAATCGCGGTTCCAAGCGCCAGGATCGCCATCACCAGCGCCGACAAAACCCGCGGCATCAGGTCGGTCCAACGCCGGGACAGGCCCGACCCCGTTGACGTCTCGACCAGTCCCCGTTTCGACGGCCCAATGGGCTCGATCATAGGGCCGACTTCAACTTTTCGGCCGCATGCTCGGCCACCGTGACGCCGCCGAAACGGCGTTCGCGCATCTGATAAGTTGTCAAAGCCTGATCGAAAGCACCCCGGTCAAAATCAGGCCAATGGATCGGCAAAAAGACGAATTCGGCGTAAGCCGCCTGCCACAAGAGGAAATTGGAGAGGCGCTGTTCACCCGACGTGCGGATGATGAGATCGGGGTCAGGAATGCCGGCCGTATCGAGGTGAGCCTCGATCAACTCATCCGTTACGGCATCGGCCGCGACCTCACCCGAGGCAACCTGAACGGCGATGCGGCGCACCGCGGCGGCAATCTCCTGGCGGCTCCCGTAATTGAACGCCACGACGAGGGTCATCCGGTTATTATCACGGGTGAGGTCTTCGGCTTCATTCAGAAGAGCGTGGATGTCGGGCTGCAACGTATCGCGAATGCCGATGACGCGAACCTTGACGCCGCTTTTGTGAAGATCGGCCAAGTCGTTGCGAATGAACCGCTTCAACAAACCCATGAGGTCCGAGACTTCTTCGACCGGACGCGCCCAGTTCTCGGACGAAAAACTATAGACGGTCAGATAGGCGATGCCGAGATCGATGGCGGAGCGGACTGTGCGGCGAAGGGCTTCGACCCCGCGCCGGTGCCCTTCGAGACGCGGCAGACCGCGCGCAACGGCCCACCGGCCATTGCCATCCATGATGATCCCGACATGGACCGGCACGAGCGAGCGCGAGCCTGAGCCCTCGACAAACCCCTGCCCCTCGTTCCGACCCTCCTTGGTGTTGCCGCGTTCTTCCATGATGGTTCCGGCCGACCTCTTTGCCGAGGGTGGCGCTTCCCGCTAGAGCATGTTGACCTTGTACCCGAGCCGCTTTCGATGCCTAAAAAGCGGGCGAGGCACGCGCTTTTCGAGACAAGAGCCGGTCGGTCAGAAACCCGACATTCTAGATTTGCATGATCTCTTTTTCTTTGGCGGCCAAAGCTTGGTCGACCTCGACGATCGATTGATCAGTCACCTTCTGGACCTCCGTCTCCAGACGCTTCTCATCGTCCTCGGTGATGGCCTTGTCCTTCAGAAGCTTCTTGATCTGATCGATCCCGTCGCGACGAACGTGACGAACAGAGACACGCGCATCTTCGCTATATTTATGCGCGACCTTCACCATCTCGCGTCGACGCTGCTCGTTCAGCTCGGGAATGCGGATGCGAAGCACCTGCCCCTCGATGACCGGGCTGAGACCGAGATTGGCGTCTCGGATCGCCTTGTCGACGGCATTGACCATCCCCTTGTCCCACACCTGCACCGAAATGCTGCGTGCCTCGGGAATGCTGATGGTCGCCACTTGGTTCAGCGGCATGGATTGACCATAAGCCTGAACCTGAACCGGCTCGACCAAGCTGGCGCTCGCGCGCCCGGTCCGCAATCCACTGAGTTCGTGTTTGAACCCCTGGACCGTGCTTTGCATGCGGCGCTTGAGATCGCCCACATCGAATTCTGCACTCACGCTCGACACCTATCGTCTGATCTTGGCCGCGTCATCGGATGCCTGTTCCGGCGGTCCGGCTGTGACACGACCTTCTTCATCCATCGCATTCATCTTTGGCATGTCCAACCCTGCCATCGCAACAGGCGGATAGACCTTCGCTCGACTCAGGGCGAGACGAGCGTGAACCGCCCCTTGCCCTGCAGGGCTGATCGGATCGCGCCGTGATCGACGATCGAAAACACCACGATCGGAATCCGGTTTTCTCGCGCCAGCGCGAAAGCCGCCGTATCCATGACGGCGAGATTTTGTGAAATCGCCTGATCGTGCGTCAGATGTTCGTACCGGGTCGCAGACGGATCGATTTTTGGATCCGCCGAATAGACGCCATCGACCAACGTCGCCTTCATGACGGCATCGCTCGACAATTCTGCGGCCCGAAGCACCGCACCCGTATCGGTCGTGAAAAAGGGATTGCCGGTCCCCCCTGCCAAGACGCAGATGCGGCGCTTGGCCAGGTGATGCAGCGTGGCCTGCCGGGAATAGGGTTGACAAACGGAGGGCATCGGCACGGCCGATAGCGCTCGCGCGGCATGGCCTTCGGCTTCGATCGCGGCCTCGATCGCCAGCGCATTCATGACGGTCGCGAGCATACCAATAGAATCCGCTCGGGCCCGCTCGATGCCCTTGTCGGCCCCTTGCATACCGCGAAAGAAGTTTCCGCCACCGACCACTACGGCGATCTCGACGCCGAGCGACACGGCACTCACGAGGTCGGCCGCGATACGCGCAACAGTCGGAGCATTGAGCCCGAATGGGTCGGGGCCGGTCAGCGCTTCCCCAGAAAGCTTGATGACGACACGTCGATACAAGGCGGGGTGTTCGTCGCTCATCATCGCCTCATAAGATGCCTCGGCCGCGACGGTCGAGACCGAAGCAACCTGAATTATAGAACCAAACGATTGCGATCTTGCGAACAAAGCTGCTCGCAATGGATGCTCGCGTTCAAGGCAACCAGCGAGGCGGAGGCGCCGCTGTGTCGGATTATGATTTTACGACGAGCTGTAAGGCCGTCCGGGAAAACCGGCACGACCCCACGCCGCGGCGTAACATTGTCTTAGACCATGCTGGCGACTTCGGACGCGAAGTCCGGAGCGTTCGGCTTGTCAATGCCTTCGCCAAGGGCGAAGCGCAGGAACCCCTTCACGACGATGGGCGCGCCGACTTGCTTCTCGGCATCCTTGGCGGCCTGTGCAACCGTCTTGGTGTTGTCGTGCACGAAAGGCTGATCGAGCAGGCTCACTTCCTTATAGTAGCTCTTGAGGCCACTCTCGACGATCTTTTCCAGAACGTTGGCCGGCTTACCCGCATTCTTGTCCATCAAGAGTGCTTTTTCGCGCGTCACGATCGCAGGATCGAGGCTCGATCCATCGAGCGCGAGCGGGCTGGATGCGGCGACATGCATGGCGATCTGACGGCCGAGCGTGCCGAGTGCGGCAGCGTCACCGGTCGACTCCAGCGCGACGAGAACGCCGATCTTGCCGAGACCTTCGGTAATCACGTTATGGACGTAATGTGCGATCACGCCGTGCGAGACCTCTAGGCCAGCGACCCGACGGAGCGTCATGTTCTCGCCGATCGTCGCGATCGCATTCGAGATGGCCTCCGACACAGTGCCGCCGCTCGGATAAGCCGCAGACTGAAGCGCCTCGGCGTCAGAGCCCTGATGAGCGAGAGCCACGTCGGCGATGCCGCGCACGAGCCTCTGGAAGTCCTCGTTGCGCGCGACGAAATCGGTCTCGGAATTGACTTCGACCAGCACGCCTTTGGTGCCCTGAATCGCGATGGCGACCAAACCTTCGGCGGCAATGCGGCCGGACTTTTTGGCGGCTTTCGACAAGCCCTTCTTACGCAGCCAATCGACGGCCCCTTCGATGTCGCCCTGAACCTCGTTCAACGCGTTCTTGCAATCCATCATGCCGGCGCCGGTCTTCTCGCGAAGTTCCTTCACCATCGCGGCGGTGATATTGGCCATGGTCGTTATCCCCAGATGATCGGCCGATGCGCTTGAGGACGTCGTCAGATCGACGCCTACGCACCCCTGTCCAAAAAAGTGCAAGGCCCAAAGGGCCTTGCTGTCGTCTCGCCTTCAAGCTCGCGTCGTGGAAGCGTCAGGCGCTCGCCATCAGTTCCCGCGCCTGCTGAACCCAACCGTCACGCTCGATACGGCCGGCAAGCTTCAGATCGTGATCGAGCTTGGTGATGTCTTCCGGCTTCATGGCAGCAAGCTGCCAATAGTGGAACACGCCAGCATCGTTCAGCTTCTGAACGACTTGCGGCCCAACGCCGTGCAGCTTGGACATATCGTCCGGAGCACCACGCGGCGCGGTCAGCAACTCGAACGGCTGCATCAGCTGGTCGTCTTCGATCGGAGAGGCCTCAGCCGCGACCTCGGATGTTTCGGCGACCGGAAGCTCCTCTTCGGCCGGCGCTTCCATCTCGCCGATATCGACGCCCAGCGAACCCTGGCTGCGCGAAATGCCGTCAATCGCAGCACGCGAGATCAGGTCGCAATACAGCGAGATCGCGCGGGCCGCATCGTCGTTACCCGGGATCGGGAACGTGATGCCGTCGGGATCGCAATTGGTATCGACGATCGCGGCCACCGGAATACCAAGTCGATTGGCTTCCTTAATGGCGAGCTGCTCCTTGTTGGTATCGATCACGAAGATCAGATCCGGAACGCCGCCCATGTCCTTGATGCCGCCAAGAGCCTTCTCGAGCTTGTCGCGCTCACGCGACATCATCAGCCGCTCCTTCTTGGTCAAGCCGCTTGCGCCGGCCTGGAGCAGCTCTTCGACCTTGCGGAGACGCTGGATCGATGCCGAGATTGTCTTCCAGTTGGTCAGCATACCGCCGAGCCAACGAGCGTTAATGTAATATTGTGCCGAACGCTTCGCCGCATCGGCGATCGGCTCTGCGGCCTGGCGCTTGGTACCGACAAACAGCACGCGACCACCGCGCGAGACCGTATCGGACACGGCCTGCAGGGCGCGATGGAACAGCGGCACTGTCTGGGCGAGATCGATAATGTGAATGTTGTTGCGGGTGCCGAAGATATACTGCTGCATCTTCGGGTTCCAGCGATGCGACTGGTGACCGAAATGCGCTCCAGCTTCAAGAAGCGAACGCATGGTATAATCGGGAAGTGCCATGTTGACCTAGATCTCCGGTTGAACCTCCGCGGGCATGCAGGCTACCCTATGAGAGGGAAGCCACCGGAACGGTCCTTGAAACAGGATCGTTTTTCGCCCGCGTGTGGGATGGGGCGGTGTATAGACATGCAAAAGCGCCGGCGCAAGAGCATAACGCTATACGCCGGCTTGCTCGTTGAAGGTCTCGACTAGAACTTGGAGGCAGACGGGTCGGCACCATCAGGATAATCGGCGCCGAGCGTTACCGACTCCCATGTGTCAAAGTCAGCCTTCAAGGTCTCAAGCTTCTTCCGGGCGAGGTCCAGCGCCGGCTTGCCGAGCAGAAGATGGCGCGGCGGCTTATCGGCCATGACGGCCGTGATCATTGCCTCGGCGGCCCGGAGCGGATCGCCGACCTGCTTGCCGTCGCGCGCGAACGTCTGCTTGCGTCGCTCGCCCGCCGTGCCGGCATAATCGTCGATGACGGTCTTCGATTGACCGATCGAACGCCCGGCGAAATCGGTCCGAAAAGGACCGGGCTCGACCAGGATCACATGGATGCCAAGCGGCTCGACTTCGACCGCGAGCGACTCGGACAGACCTTCGACCGCATATTTGGTCGCGTGATAATAGCCGGTCGCCGCAAAGCTCACGAGGCCGCCGATCGACGACAGATTGACGATCGCGCCACTGCGGCGTGCTCGCATGCCGGGCAGCACCGCTTTCGTCATCTCGACCAGCCCGAACACGTTCGTGTCGAACATCTCACGAACCGGCGCGTCCTCGCCTTCCTCGATCGCAGCGAGGTAGCCGTAGCCCGCATTATTGACGAGGACGTCGATCGTGCCGAACCGATCCTCGGCTTGTTTCACCGCAGCCTTGATCTGGTCGGGCTTGGTCACATCCAGCGCTAAGGCGAGCGCGCGATCGCTGTGCCCCTCGATAATATCGGCGACCTTGGCCGGATCACGCGCCGTCACGACGGCATTCCAACCGCGTTCGAGCACCTTGGCGGCGAGATCCCGGCCGAAGCCGGTCGAACAGCCGGTGATGAACCAAACTGGCGTCTTTGTATCTGACATGGGTTATCCGATCGTCTTAGCGGTTGATCAAGGCCATATGGGTCGCGCCATAACGCGGCCCGGAAACCTTTTCGGGCGCGAGCGCGCGGTCGATTTCTGCCATCTCCGCTTCGGTCAGCACGATCTCGGCGGCGGCGACATTTTCTTCGAGATAGGCCCGGCGCTTGGTTCCTGGAATCGGCACGATGTCCGATCCTTTCCCGAGTAACCAGGCGAGGCCCACCTGCCCCGGCTTGGCGCCAAGTCGTGACGCGATCGTCCGCACGATATCCGCAGCCCGCATGTTGGCGTCGAAATTGTCACCTTGAAAACGCGGATCCATCCGGCGGTAGTCACCCTCCGGGTAATCGTCAGCGCGCTTCGCGGTGCCGGTCAGGAACCCGCGACCGAGAGGCGAGAAGGGAACGAGGCCGATGTCGAGCCGACGCAAAAGCGGAATGATCTCCGGCTCGAGGTTACGCTCCCAGAGTGAATATTCGCTCTGCAGGGCCGAGACCGGATGCACCTTATGGGCGCGCTCGATGGTGTCGACACCCGCTTCGGAGAGGCCGAAAAACCTGACCTTACCGGCCTGAACGAGATCGGCGACAGCGCCGGCCACGTCCTCGATCGGCACGGCTGGATCGACGCGGTGCTGGTAGAACAGATCAATATGGTCGGTCCGCAGCCGCTTTAGCGAGGCGTCGGCGACTTCGCGGATATGCTCTGGCCGGCTATTCGCGCCCGCCACACCGCCGCCATCGATCGCGAAGCCGAATTTTGTCGCGATGGTGACGTGATCGCGTTTTCCTTCAAGAGCGCGACCAAGCAGATCCTCGTTGGTGAAAGGACCGTAGACCTCCGCCGTATCGAGGAACGTGCAGCCGAGGTCGATGGCGCGGTGGAGCGTGGCGATCGATTCGGTTTCGTCGGCCGGGCCATAGGATTGGCTCATCCCCATGCAACCTAGGCCGAGTTCGGAAACCGTCAGCCCCTGCGAGCCGAGTTTTCGTGTCTTGAGCATTTGGTGCCTATCTATTCAGTGCCACCGACCAGCCGTGCAGGGGGTCGTTGGGAGCCAGACGATCGACCGCACATGTGCATCAGCAGTTGCGAGACGACGTTCGGCGGCGTCGGGCCATACCTTTAAACGCAACTCCGGCCCTTTTGTCTCAGGCGCGGTTTCAAATCGAAGCCACGCCAACGGAGCATCGGCCGTCGCTACTGCTCCGACCCGATCGAGATGATCGGCGATGCGGCGTCGATCGGCATCGCCGAAATACTGAAATGCGATCGAATGCAGCAAGACGCGCGTCACGCCTGATTGCAGTGCGCCGAGCGGAAGCACGGTCTCGATCCACTCGGCTGCACTCGCGCGATCAACGCGGGGCACGCTCCCGGTCGCGATCATCAGCGCCTTGCCGATACGATCGAGCCGTTCGTGCTGATCCGGCCAGACGAAGGTCAGCAATCGCTCTCGCGCCGCCGGATCGCCGAGATCGACCGGAGCGAGATCGCAACCTTGCCGCGCCACGATCCTGACGTCCGCATCCGGCGGAGGATCGCCCGACCAACGCGGCTCAAGTTTGAGGCTCGAGCTGGGATCGCCGGTCTCGAGCGTCCCAAGCCGATGCGCGTAACGATCGAGATTGAGGTTCAGGCCGGCGCTCGCACCAAGCTCGAACAGCGCCATGGGCTGCGGCCAGCGCGCCGCGATCGTCAGCAAGCCCGCCATCAAGATTGAAGAGCGAGCCACCTCATTGGTTTGCGGCGGATGGCTCAACCAAGCCGACAGATCATCACCCTTCCGCTGCAACGCGTCGTCAACCGCTGCCCATAGTCGATCGGGTGTCGGGAGCGGATTGGGCGGGTAAAGGCTCGCCAAGGCGGGCATCTCTCCCGCCCGCACAAGCGCATTGAGCCCCGCCGCGAGACGCAGCGGCAGCACGTCGTGGCGCGAATCAGGGTTACCGTCCCAATCGAGAATGCGGTCGGCGAGGCGCAAACCCGACCGGAGCCTCTCAGCCAGGAC includes:
- the pyrH gene encoding UMP kinase, which gives rise to MMSDEHPALYRRVVIKLSGEALTGPDPFGLNAPTVARIAADLVSAVSLGVEIAVVVGGGNFFRGMQGADKGIERARADSIGMLATVMNALAIEAAIEAEGHAARALSAVPMPSVCQPYSRQATLHHLAKRRICVLAGGTGNPFFTTDTGAVLRAAELSSDAVMKATLVDGVYSADPKIDPSATRYEHLTHDQAISQNLAVMDTAAFALARENRIPIVVFSIVDHGAIRSALQGKGRFTLVSP
- the dxr gene encoding 1-deoxy-D-xylulose-5-phosphate reductoisomerase, with the translated sequence MSQARHQTRSHSSPRSLVILGATGSIGRSTAQVLALDPSRFHVAAIAGGRDADALARMAIELKTSFVAIADPSAYGALKDALGSSGIEAAAGPDAVVEAALRPSDLVIAAIAGTVGVMPTYAALAAGRTVALANKETLVCAGYPVMQTVAASGATVLPLDSEHNAIFQALGGAPISSVETMTLTASGGPFRTWDAARIAAATVKEALAHPNWAMGPKVTIDSASLMNKGLELIEAFHLFGIEAERLDVVVHPQSVVHGLVSFADGSVNAGMALPDMRVPIAHCLGFPHRSESGARKLDLAALGSMTFEKPDLDRFPALRLAMDALKAGGGLPTVLNAANEIVVAAFLEGQLNFGAMAGLVERVCDRSIAEGWSYLPASVADALAIDRQARETAAALLD
- a CDS encoding phosphatidate cytidylyltransferase; translation: MPRVLSALVMAILALGTAIAGGAWFSLFWLAASCAILWEWQHMIDETSAIRRLIVGVIALTAALAAASAGHDGVAVCLVVAGLLGVSAVAPAGLRLAAATGLVYASALLASVIVLRTSEPDGFVAIIWLFAVVWGTDIMAYFGGRRFGGPKLWPRLSPSKTWSGFFIGILCGTVAGLAVAPSPRQIVPLLLIGLAAAGVAQAGDLFESAMKRRYGVKDASHLIPGHGGVMDRLDGFVAAAVFAACLGIARLGIDAAGAGLFTW
- a CDS encoding 30S ribosomal protein S2, which translates into the protein MALPDYTMRSLLEAGAHFGHQSHRWNPKMQQYIFGTRNNIHIIDLAQTVPLFHRALQAVSDTVSRGGRVLFVGTKRQAAEPIADAAKRSAQYYINARWLGGMLTNWKTISASIQRLRKVEELLQAGASGLTKKERLMMSRERDKLEKALGGIKDMGGVPDLIFVIDTNKEQLAIKEANRLGIPVAAIVDTNCDPDGITFPIPGNDDAARAISLYCDLISRAAIDGISRSQGSLGVDIGEMEAPAEEELPVAETSEVAAEASPIEDDQLMQPFELLTAPRGAPDDMSKLHGVGPQVVQKLNDAGVFHYWQLAAMKPEDITKLDHDLKLAGRIERDGWVQQARELMASA
- a CDS encoding DUF2332 domain-containing protein is translated as MDRAEIVREAFRDQARHCGALGSPFTALLCDVLAERLRSGLRLADRILDWDGNPDSRHDVLPLRLAAGLNALVRAGEMPALASLYPPNPLPTPDRLWAAVDDALQRKGDDLSAWLSHPPQTNEVARSSILMAGLLTIAARWPQPMALFELGASAGLNLNLDRYAHRLGTLETGDPSSSLKLEPRWSGDPPPDADVRIVARQGCDLAPVDLGDPAARERLLTFVWPDQHERLDRIGKALMIATGSVPRVDRASAAEWIETVLPLGALQSGVTRVLLHSIAFQYFGDADRRRIADHLDRVGAVATADAPLAWLRFETAPETKGPELRLKVWPDAAERRLATADAHVRSIVWLPTTPCTAGRWH
- a CDS encoding aldo/keto reductase gives rise to the protein MLKTRKLGSQGLTVSELGLGCMGMSQSYGPADETESIATLHRAIDLGCTFLDTAEVYGPFTNEDLLGRALEGKRDHVTIATKFGFAIDGGGVAGANSRPEHIREVADASLKRLRTDHIDLFYQHRVDPAVPIEDVAGAVADLVQAGKVRFFGLSEAGVDTIERAHKVHPVSALQSEYSLWERNLEPEIIPLLRRLDIGLVPFSPLGRGFLTGTAKRADDYPEGDYRRMDPRFQGDNFDANMRAADIVRTIASRLGAKPGQVGLAWLLGKGSDIVPIPGTKRRAYLEENVAAAEIVLTEAEMAEIDRALAPEKVSGPRYGATHMALINR
- the tsf gene encoding translation elongation factor Ts, giving the protein MANITAAMVKELREKTGAGMMDCKNALNEVQGDIEGAVDWLRKKGLSKAAKKSGRIAAEGLVAIAIQGTKGVLVEVNSETDFVARNEDFQRLVRGIADVALAHQGSDAEALQSAAYPSGGTVSEAISNAIATIGENMTLRRVAGLEVSHGVIAHYVHNVITEGLGKIGVLVALESTGDAAALGTLGRQIAMHVAASSPLALDGSSLDPAIVTREKALLMDKNAGKPANVLEKIVESGLKSYYKEVSLLDQPFVHDNTKTVAQAAKDAEKQVGAPIVVKGFLRFALGEGIDKPNAPDFASEVASMV
- a CDS encoding oxidoreductase, with amino-acid sequence MSDTKTPVWFITGCSTGFGRDLAAKVLERGWNAVVTARDPAKVADIIEGHSDRALALALDVTKPDQIKAAVKQAEDRFGTIDVLVNNAGYGYLAAIEEGEDAPVREMFDTNVFGLVEMTKAVLPGMRARRSGAIVNLSSIGGLVSFAATGYYHATKYAVEGLSESLAVEVEPLGIHVILVEPGPFRTDFAGRSIGQSKTVIDDYAGTAGERRKQTFARDGKQVGDPLRAAEAMITAVMADKPPRHLLLGKPALDLARKKLETLKADFDTWESVTLGADYPDGADPSASKF
- the frr gene encoding ribosome recycling factor, with product MSAEFDVGDLKRRMQSTVQGFKHELSGLRTGRASASLVEPVQVQAYGQSMPLNQVATISIPEARSISVQVWDKGMVNAVDKAIRDANLGLSPVIEGQVLRIRIPELNEQRRREMVKVAHKYSEDARVSVRHVRRDGIDQIKKLLKDKAITEDDEKRLETEVQKVTDQSIVEVDQALAAKEKEIMQI
- the rseP gene encoding RIP metalloprotease RseP, translated to MALFSHFQTVLGYIFILVLVVFFHELGHFLAGRLCGARIDAFSVGFGPEIAAYTDRKGTRWRLAAIPLGGYVKFHGDSDVSAKPTAIADTVARGDTFAGKSALQRGFVVAAGPIASFLLAIVLFAGLFYVEGIGVLAPRVASVVADSAASQAGFQPGDRITSIDGRPIDSFMDMQRIVSESSDTPLAIDVDRSGTLVHLTATPQRKDVTGPFGTARIGVLGLGASTDRADYSVKRLGPIESVTAATSECWYVVSRTVSYLGGLLTGRETVAQLSGPVRMVEVTDKVVQLGFGALLNLAAFFSVSIGFFNLLPIPPLDGGRLLFCCIEAVQGRPVSERVQEYGFRLGIALVATLMLCATYNDISRFFVS
- a CDS encoding isoprenyl transferase, giving the protein MEERGNTKEGRNEGQGFVEGSGSRSLVPVHVGIIMDGNGRWAVARGLPRLEGHRRGVEALRRTVRSAIDLGIAYLTVYSFSSENWARPVEEVSDLMGLLKRFIRNDLADLHKSGVKVRVIGIRDTLQPDIHALLNEAEDLTRDNNRMTLVVAFNYGSRQEIAAAVRRIAVQVASGEVAADAVTDELIEAHLDTAGIPDPDLIIRTSGEQRLSNFLLWQAAYAEFVFLPIHWPDFDRGAFDQALTTYQMRERRFGGVTVAEHAAEKLKSAL